The sequence CAGATCCCGGGCACTGGGCTCAGCCTGACCCACGCTAAACCCGACACTGCACCTGGGGCCCTCTGCCCCATCTGGGACCGGACATCCACGGGGTGTCCCTGCCAGGCTGGGTGAGGGCCATCTCACCTCTCACGTGGGAGTCACCCTTCAGCCCACACCTGACCTCATGGCACCCTCCCCTGCAGAAAAGTGGCCTTGGCTCCCTCTCCTCCACACTTTGGTCGCAGCTGAGTCCACGGATTTACAGCCTCGATGGCTCCCCCCCTCCCACTCTCCTGACAATGAAGGGACACACACAGCATCTCTGTGGGTGTGAGGTGGGTGGGATCCAGGCTCTCTGGGGGTGTCCTTGACtcaaagagacagaaaagcaGCGGGCTGGGCCTCTGGCCTGCTGTGTAGCCTCAAGCATTTCGCAtcgcctctctgagcctgtttccccacCTCTGATATAATGCAAAGTCATGGCCTCACCATGAGGTGAGGCTGTCTCCCTCTTCTGCACCTGTCCACAGCCAGAGAGGGCAGCGCCCTGTCTGAGGGCACCAAGGGGTCCAGCAGGTCCTGGCTCTGGCATGCAGGTGCCCAAGCATTAGGCACCTGTCTGCAGCAGGAGCCTGCCCTGGCAACCGGCACCGCAGCAACGTCCCCAGGGCGCAGTTGCCATGCCGCAGCGGCAGGCCCAGCTGGGCTGGGAAGAGCAGACCCCGGGGAGGGGCCTTGAGCCCCAGGCAAGTGCTGCGGCCCTCTTTTCTCCAACTGGAAAAGGCGCAGGGCCTGCAGCTCTAGAGAGCTCAATTCTCACCAGAACACAGGGGATGGTGACCCAGCCCCTCAGCTCTAATCTGGGTGAAGGGGGGGTCTCAGGTCCTGAGAATACCCACCAATCTCCTGTCACCGACACCACCCCCACCCTAACTCCATCCTTCGTTCAGAACCGAGAACCCGTGAGACGGGCTCAGAACTCTCGGCCACACTTGGACCCCCTGAGGAGAGGGGTCTTCCCTGTTCTGGAAAATGTGGAGGATGTGGCAGGGAGCCTTGAGGAGCCAGGTTCATAAGAAGCGGCGGGAGAGGGGCAAGCTGAGTCCAGCTATAAAGAGGTGATCAAGGAACCCTGAGGGGTCTCACGAAGAAAGGCATCAGTGAAGAAGGCCCTGGCCTGGGACCAAAGGGAAGGGCGGGATGAGAGCGTCCCTCAGAAGGGAGGCGGCAGTGTGGGGCCAGGAGGCCAGGGGTCCTCAGGGGCCAGGGGAGACGTGCGGGGGACGGGGGACGCTCACCCTGCGCTTGCACAGGTGCTGAACGACTCGCTCTGGCGAGGCGCCCAGCACGTGCTGGCGGGAGCGCAGCAGCGCGCACACGAAGCCGTCGCGCAGGCTGATGAAGCGCGCCTCCACGTAGAAGGCGCGGTCGTCCCAGCCCAGCAGGCGCGTGCGCACTTCGAACGGCTCGAATAGACGCAGCGAGCGGCGGTAGCGCGCGCAGGAAGCAGCCAGCACGGCGCGCGCCCCGAGCGCGCGCAACGCCTCGAGCACACCACAGCGGGCCAGGTGCGCGGCGCGCGCCACGTCGGCCTCACGCAGGTAGCGCGCGTTGTTCATGTGCAGCAGCAGGTCCAAGTCCGAGGGCAGCACGCGGCCCGCGTAGCTCTGCTCAGCCAGCAGGTCGCGGACGCGCGGCTGCAGCAGGCGCGCGCGCAGCACGGCGCACGGCACGCGCACGAGGTACCAGCCGTCCAGCAATGCGAAGTAGGCTAGGGCCAGGGCCAGCAGCGCTACGAGCAGCTCCAGCATCGTGGCCGCGGCCGCAGCGGGCGCCGGGCGCGGGAGAGGCGTCAGCGTGGTTGCCGGCTCCGCGCGCAGCGTTGCAGCCGGCGGCGCTGATTCCGCAGCTCAGCCGGCCGGCCTGGGAACCGTTGAGCAGTGCGCGGGCGGAGCGAACCATCTCGCGAGGCCCGCTGAGGGGGCGACGCGCCTGGCGCCGCGGGCGAAGTACCGCGTCTCGCCGCGGCAACCCCCCCCCGCTCGCAGTGGTTTGTCCCACCCCGCGGCGCGAGCGTCTTTCGCTTTCTCCGCGGCGGGCGGGGCATAGGGAGGCGAGCCCTGGGGTCGCAGCGGCACCTGGCGGTCACTCCCAGCGTTACAGACGCAGGAGCGTCCCCGGGTCTCCCGCAGCGTCGCCCCCAGTGTCTGGTAGCGCGAGCCCCTCGCGCCTTTCCCTGGCCCTTGAAGACTCGGATTGACCCCGGAATTCCACATCTAATTTGGGAGAGCCTCCAGCACTTCCCTGGCCTAGGCTGTGGAATTGTGCGGGAGGGATGGACATAGCCCGGTCCCCTGCGGCGTTACTTGGAGACGACTGGAAACCGACCCTCCTCTGCTCCCGAACCTCCAGGGGCTCCCCGCTTTCGCAGGACGACAGCCCCATGTGCGGGCGGATTCAAGGAGTGTCTCACTGTGGCCCCAGTACACCTGTTCAGTCTCAGCCTGTGACCTCATTAACTCCGCTGCACTCACCCCTGCCCCCCAAGATCCTGACAACCGCAACCTCATTTCCAAGCATTCCCACCCTTTGCCCTTTTTAGAAACGGGAGCAAAGAACAtccagggtggagagggaggagttAGTAACTGAAATGACTCAGCAGTGGATTCAATGGTAACTTGACTTAGGCACCTGGGACGCCTGGCCTGACGCGCTGCTGCACTGAGTCAGTGTCCTGTCCGTCTTCTCTGCAGGGCTTTGCGCGAAGACCAGCTCCCCTAACCCGCCTTCAGGCCTCTCCAACGACCGCATCTGCCAGTGACCCCCGAGGCCGCCTGCTCAGGTCAGTATTAGAGTCCTGGGAGGGTGGGCTTGCAGAGTgagggctgcagtccagtggCTCTGAGAAGGTGTCTGGCAGCAGCTGGACTGAGGAAGCCGTCTGTCTGTCCAGTCCACTCCCAGTGGGCTTGGGCTGCAGGGCTCTCGCAGGCCGGGAAGAAGAAGCTCCTGGGGCAGCCGTGGTCTGCAGTCCACGGAGCTGGGTGCTAGGCGGCCTCCTCGCCAGGGTCAGTGTCGGGCAGAGGCTGAGTGGTTTGCTTTTCTGGCTTTGCTTCTGGGACCAGTAGCTGGGCGGAGTAGGGCCAGAGTTGTCCTAGGTCCCTGGATCTGTTTGGATACTCCCAGGAACAGGGGGCTCATTTCCTGTCAGGGCGGGTCCACCTGCCCTAGGAAACCCTGGCAGTAAGAAGACCCTTCCCACACATGCTCACACTTGTGCCTGTGATGCTGTCCCTGCCCTGGCTGGGCTCCGAGCCGTCTGTCCGGGGGTGGGCTAGCTTCTTAGGGTCAATAGAATGCTATGCCGTGGTCACCCACCTTGTCCCATCCCCCAGGGGAGGACCCCATAGCTAGAGAGCTGGTTCTGGAGACCACAGCGCAGCTTGGTGGGTGAGGCTCCAGCGGCCCCGCCCTCCTCACAGCCCGTGTGCCCACCACCTGGCTCCTTCTGAGCTTCTGCTGTGCAGGTCACCcagcacacacacgtacacacacacatgtgcatacacgcatacacacatgcacacgtgcacacacaacacacgggtgcacacacatgcacccacatacacatgcacacacggatgcacgcacacacatacatacacatgtacacaccacACACGGGCGCACACAGACGTGCACATCGACACGCACACactgcacatgctgttccctctacaGGGGACCCTCCCTTCCATCTGCCCCTTTCTGGAAACCCAAACTGGGCTAGATCCCCAGAGTACTTTTACACTGGTGCAGTCCGTAGGTAGCGGGTGCTCTCTCCCGTGGCCAGGGCTGGTCTGTCTTGTTGACTGCCAAATCCCAAGGCCAGCGGGATGCCTGGTGCACTGAAGGTGCTCAAAATGTGAATGCCATAAGCACCAGCGCCTTCTCCACGTCCCCGCCATCCGGCTGCCTCTGTCCCACCCAGTGGACACACAGATCTTGTGATAGGTCGCTGGCACCTTGTGGAGGGCTAGAAGGAGTCCTGGGTGCAGGACCTTGATCCCTTCCCTTGGCCCTGGAGCCTCCGAACCTGCGGAACCAAGCAGGGCAGATGAACAGAGGGGTACTTCTGGGTCCCCTTGGTTCCTAAGGACTCTCGTATCTGGGTAGCGCCAGGCATTGCCGCCAGAGGCAGGCCTGCATACTAAGCTCCACTGGCCGCCTCCTGGATTCGAGCCTCCAAGTGAGGAGAAGCATGGGCTCAAGACGCCACCCGAGGAAGCAAAAGCAGCAGTGCCTGTAGTCAGAACCAGCAGGCAGCCCCTGGACCCTGAAAAGTTGTTGCTGAACCCACgcaaagacgccgggattcttggcctctggaggagaagaattcaatccagggccagagacgaggcttgatcgctcagagcttttgtgcaatagggtttattaaagtataaaagggatagagaaagcttctgacatagacatcagaaggggccagaaagagtacccccttgctagcattagcaatggagttatatactctcaaattagttattacagtgaatcaaaagaatgtctggaggttgtaaagacctcaccagactgTCAGGGAGTGTTTAATGGGAGGATTCCTATGTGCTATTTCTCATAagtcctctgttccttatcagcttCTGCCAGAAGCGAGTAGAACTGTAGGCAGCTctcaggactgaggtcattgtgtgagacAGGCTTGGgcctcctttagtaaacattctctttatgacaaaactgcttagtctcgccCCCCTTTCTTGAGAtgtggattgtctcctgacctcgTGACCATTATTATGCTTTGTTTCCTTGGTAACGGTTActgtatgtttggttttctgatttttatcattattgaaagaaatttcttgtactacagcctatatatactcacagaaaaatcattaaagcacctttgctccatcagagcttaggtccctgtgtctttctctccctctctctcttcaccTCCCTCCGACTgtctcactttcttatcgtcgactccggaccaccaggttccggtccattaaaggaccccaacaagtgGCTCCCAGAACACGGACACTGGTATACGTGGCATTTCGGACGGAGTGACTCCAGGCTTATTGAGGTCtggacctattgaggtcggtaagtactaagacACGGGTCAAACGGCTGGAAAGCCCCATCATTTCTCTGTTTTACTTCACTGTTTGTTTAAAGCTCAGGGACTTTTGGTTTCGCGTCAATGAATAGAGGCTTACTTTCAAATAGTGGTTAAATGTAATCCTTGGTtccctgataaatgcagttttgatttagaaatttggcaccGGGTCAAAGAAAGTGTTGAATGAGCcaccaaacaaggaaaaaatattccaattgatttcTAGCCCCATGGGCtctcattaaagctgtaattctgccatttcaaggtaaattctagcccttccaatattcgACAACAGACggaacacttattacatgaatataaattaaatgataaaactttacaaaaggcccaattaaaacaacctaaaatatttcaaaattttcttactagccctggcccggctgctccaaatgctcctcctctgccaacaggctcaactccaaaagtctctcctttgttggaacctaatgaaagttatgctaatttttaagctaaattagaaactgctatttcccatactgtaatcggagaagaaaccaagaaacagctagagaaattacttgcttatgagaatacaaatcaggaatgtcaaagaaCTATCGCTGCAATTCGTGAGACTgggactattattgattatttgaaggcttgtcacaatctaagatcaaaaactcaaaagatgcaaatactAGCTGAAACAACGGTTactacctttatttatttatttttttttaaggttactaCCTTTAAAAAGGggaatgaaggatgctttacgcatggagataaaaaccatttaaaaagggactgcctgaagaaggctaataaaaaacCTCCAAGAATTTGCCCTCGCTGCCGTAGaggaatgcattgggccaaagattgtaaatctaaatccgatattgaaggaaaacctatccaggaaactccaaacaggggacaccgccccccccccccccccccccgccaggtcccctacaacaaaaaccaggggcaaattctatcttttccctcaaaccctcaacatcaatataccagccctaaatgattttttcctttacccttaagCAGTCCCTTCTAGAGTACCTACcggactttttggacccctgcccccacaaaccttcagtcttttatTTGGCCGATCTAATTtggct is a genomic window of Cervus elaphus chromosome 21, mCerEla1.1, whole genome shotgun sequence containing:
- the THEM6 gene encoding protein THEM6; amino-acid sequence: MLELLVALLALALAYFALLDGWYLVRVPCAVLRARLLQPRVRDLLAEQSYAGRVLPSDLDLLLHMNNARYLREADVARAAHLARCGVLEALRALGARAVLAASCARYRRSLRLFEPFEVRTRLLGWDDRAFYVEARFISLRDGFVCALLRSRQHVLGASPERVVQHLCKRRVEPPELPADLQHWIAYNEASSQLLRAESGLHDVLKDQ